The Caldisericaceae bacterium sequence GAGCCTACTTTTAGAACTTGAAAACATTTTAAAAGAAACAGGTATCAATTTGAAGTATGAAAAGGATAGAGTTTCCCTTGTCCCAAACGAATCATATAAAACCTTCTTTGAAAAATTCATCAAGAAGAAAAAGACTATGCTATCAAGAAACTTACTTGAAGTGGTTGGCCTGCTTCTTAAAAAGAAGAGAACAAAAGAAGAGATTGATAAAATAAGGGGTGTTAATAGTGCAAGAGTAATAAACGAACTTATCAAATTAGGTTATGTAGAAAAAGAATTCTACGATAAACAGATTTTCTATAAAGTTTCACAAAAATTTTATGAGA is a genomic window containing:
- a CDS encoding SMC-Scp complex subunit ScpB, which produces MDKEKYIYAIESILFISAKPVKIEKISLTLSLDKMSVRSLLLELENILKETGINLKYEKDRVSLVPNESYKTFFEKFIKKKKTMLSRNLLEVVGLLLKKKRTKEEIDKIRGVNSARVINELIKLGYVEKEFYDKQIFYKVSQKFYEKLPKEIKEKLEKKIF